The following are encoded together in the Myxococcus virescens genome:
- a CDS encoding RNA polymerase sigma factor, which translates to MATDDLTLVKRVRTGDQRAFKLLVERYQRKVYAVALGMLKDKEEAMDVSQEAFVKVYKYLDHFKGDSSFYTWLYRITVNICIDVIRKRGGGGEAVEFDESQTMDLSEARIGALGSRLGTNPQKSALRRELAEKIQEALATVPEKHRAILLLREIEGMSYDDLARTLDIPKGTVMSRLFHARAKVQKILSEYLELDEAKSGVGSE; encoded by the coding sequence TTGGCAACCGACGACCTCACTCTCGTCAAGCGCGTCCGGACCGGCGACCAGCGCGCTTTCAAACTCCTCGTCGAGCGTTACCAGCGCAAGGTGTACGCCGTTGCGTTGGGCATGCTGAAGGACAAGGAGGAAGCGATGGACGTCTCCCAGGAGGCGTTCGTCAAGGTCTACAAGTACCTGGACCACTTCAAGGGCGACTCGTCCTTCTACACGTGGCTCTACCGCATCACCGTCAACATCTGCATCGACGTCATCCGCAAGCGTGGCGGGGGCGGCGAGGCCGTGGAGTTCGACGAGAGCCAGACCATGGACCTGTCCGAGGCCCGAATCGGCGCCCTGGGCAGCCGGCTGGGCACCAACCCCCAGAAGAGCGCGCTGCGCCGCGAACTGGCGGAGAAGATCCAGGAGGCCCTGGCCACGGTGCCGGAGAAGCACCGCGCCATCCTCCTGCTGCGGGAAATCGAGGGCATGTCCTACGACGACCTCGCACGCACCCTGGACATCCCCAAGGGCACGGTGATGAGCCGGCTTTTCCATGCCCGGGCCAAGGTCCAGAAA